The sequence GCCAGATCTTGCATTGAATCCTATGCAGCTTTCCTTTTTGTACCTTAGTCAGTCAGTGTCCTCGCTGCTGCACCATTACTTGcaacactttttttttctaccaGAAGTACATGACAGATAAATCCACGGGAAGGAACATTATGCTCCACTGTTAAAGCCTAACAAAAGTCTTAGAACTGGTTCTGCAGTTTGGTTGGGCAGAAACAAAGTGGCATCCATATCAAATCAATTCAGATAGTGAGATTAAGTTAAACAATAATCAGACACTTTACATTGCCCCCTATAGGAGTTCAGAAGAATCTGATAAAGCACAACACTGTCAGTCTACACAAATCTATAAAGAGATACGGAAAACAACATCAAAGACGACAGTAGGGGAAGTAAGAAAATGCAGCATAAAGGCATTACACCCCACAGAAAAGGAGAATATTGACGGAAACCGAAACTTTACACTAAGTCAACCATTAAATCAGTTCCTTCCCTGTATTTGCTGGAATAGGGGCTAAAAGCACACATGACGGGAACCATGGGGAGCACATGCATATGGCTCAAGGTATCTAAATAATAGAACTGTATATGTACCGACGGTGTTCTTGCACAGCTGCTACGTATGGGTGGACCCAATTATCGCCTCCTCAAAGCGCTTGATCTCCCCTGCTAAACGCTTCATGTTGTCGTCGTAAACATATGGTATCCCCTCGAACATTACCTTGCTCCCGTTAGTGGGTTTTGGCACAAATTCCCTGCAGGGCTCACCCATGACGTTGATTGAGTTGTGATAATGGTAGTATCGGATCAAGCTTTCTGTCTTGTGGCTTGTCCTCCCAATAACATTTTGCGACATGTGTACACCTGTGGTGTACGCGTTCCTAGCTTGGATTGCATATTTGCGATCTCGCCTGACTCCAGTGATCGAATTACGGAAGACGAGTTTCTCAAAACCCCATTCCCTGAATAATCAGTGACATCAAATGAATCATCATCTGACATTAGTGGTAACTTTGTAGTGAAACAGTCGGCATGACAGTGTTTCAAGCACAGCAAATAAAAGCCAAAATAAAGGGCAATAAGCACTCTGTAGCACAAAGGTCAGACAATAATGCACTCAGGATTTGCCCATAAAATGCAAACCGCCAAGTACAAAAAGGTTATACATTGTGTCAACCTAACGGCACGATTTGACATTTAAGTGCTCTGTGAAAGTCcttatttatttctattttgGGAGCAGTTACTAATTGTGATTAGCAATAACAAAACCACTCTAGAATTAGCAAACATTCTTCCAACTAGATTTCAAAGAACACCATCTGCAAACAGACCCTATTAACAGCCAACTAGTTTGAAACAACAGAGgaatatatgaaaaataatggCAAATATGTCACACCCCTCTGATTGCCTATCTAGTAAGTGTGAATCGATCCTACACTGTGCTTCTTGATCCCAATAACTACTGCAATTAGACTAGCGTAGCAGGGAGAGTGGTATTCTGATAAAATGATTTCTCTAACCCATCGTGCAAAAATAATGATTCCCAATTTCCCATCAATTTGTCTTGTTATCTGTTACTTCCAGCTAAATACTAATAGTGGCCGAAGGTATTCGAGGAATATTGGTATGTTTCTCTAAACAGAAATACATAAGATATGTATCTTGTGATTTAAAACAGTCAGCATACGAACCATGATATACCTAGCTTTCTACAAAAGAATTATTACACATAATGTAGATTAAATGGGAAGCACAAGAATCAATGATAATTAAACAGATCAGATACTAACATTTGTATTACTATTAGACTCCACAAGCCACTTCGACTGGCTCTGCCTTTGCTCATTTCACACAGCATGATTGCAACATGGGTTTTTTTACACATATAATCACTGACATGCTGTAGACTACTAATTTCTGAAATATCAAATATGTGCAAGCATTTAGTACGGTTGCTATAGGCATACAAGAACTTGAGTTTCAATGAGAAAACAAAAGTTCTGAAAGAAAGTACTCAAGGACAGAGGCAGTGTTGCACAATGTTAAACTAAATAATTTGACATCATCAATGACCAAAACTAACTGCTGTTCTGAACACTGAACAGGATTCCAACAGAAAACATAGAAGAGCTAAACTGCAAAATTAAAAGCTATATCAATCACATATGGAACTACACACCGTGAACCCGATTGTGATTTGTACGGCTATTCCGAGTCCAGAAACCCATTGGTTGTCAATTTACATATCTGAGATTGCGCCGTGGCAATAAATTCATTATTTGCCACAGTCGTAGCATTTTCCGTCGCTCAGTAAATAATATTCCAATCAGCATTCAATTTTAAGAAGTGCGAGATTTGTAATCACGGTTACAAGCACTTGCCAGTCTGCTTGTATATAGAATTCATCTAGGCTATGTGAAATATACTGATACCATTGCTGGACATTTGTGTACTTAAAAATGACAAATGAACCATTTAACTCCAGTGTAGGAATGCTAGAGAGGAATTTTATTTGACATATGCATAAGTTTACTTCAGGGAACCCAACAAACATCCCATGGGAATAGCCAGGTAAAACTGACCTCAACGCCTCAACCTTTCGGAAACAGTCACACTATCCAATCAACCTAACGCATAAACAAAAACTACTACCCATGTCCTAGCAAGTTGAAGTAAGTGGCTCCGCTAAGTGACGAATTGACAATGACTGGAGATGCATTGCACTCTCCAGAAATAACAATGAGAAGTATTGTATATTGCGTGAATCTAGGAAAGATTCCCACAAAAGCAGCGACAGCAGAAACAATCAACATAAAGAAAGGCCAATTGGGCAAGAAAAGCACACCTCGAGTATTCCTCGTTTGGATCCTCGACGCAGAGCTTGCTAGACATGGGGTTCTGCTCAATGGTGAACTGCGTGTAGCGCTCCAGCTGCCCGAGTACCTCCTGCAGCGTGCGGCCGTCGGGGAGGTAGATGTATTCGTCGACGTCGAAGAAGAAGGTCCAATTCGCGGCGTGCCGGTACCGATGGAGGCAATCGTTGACCACTAAGAACTGGTTGTAGTAGTAGCCGTCGTACTCGGCCTGCGCTCGGATGTCCTGGACGGTGACCCGGCCGGCCCTGACCCACGGATCCAGCACCGCCCGGACCTCCGCGCTGACGCCGCCGGCGTCATGGAGCACGAAATGCGAGCTGGGGCCGAAGAAATGGGCATGGTAGGCGAGCCACTCCCGCATGCGGGCGGCGCTGAGGTTGCCGTAGAGCGAGGAGCCGCAGTAGAGGTACTCGTAGGGGAACGGCGGCCGGAAGCGGGAGTCGTCGTAGGAGCCCGGCGCCTCCTCGAGCGCGACGAAGCGCTCGTAGCGGCGGGAGGCGGTGGAGTAGTAGGCGTGGACGAGGAGCTTCCCGCCGCGGTTGCCGGCGTTGGGGTTGGTGGGGAACGTGCagttgacgacgacgacggtgtAGACGCGGCCGTACCCCCAGTCCGGGAGCATCTTGTAGGCCTTGGTCCGgacgggccgcggcggcggcgccgggtccGGGTTGGGCACCCACTCGCACTTGAAGTAGGGGGTGCCGTAGACGTGCGCCGGCTTGGAGGCGAGCCCGACGACGGCGAAGGTGCGAGGCCCGCCCCGGTACGCGCCCATCTGGAcgaacagcgccgccgcgctgccgtaCGGCCGGAGCTCGCGCTTGTTGGGGTCCAGCGGGCGGGCCGCCGGAAGCACGGCCGCGGCCGGCTTCGTCGCCACAACGGAGGGAACGGCAGAAGCGGCCGTCTTTGTGTCGGCGGCGGggaatgcggcggcggcgcgggaggatgCTGAGGCGGGgtggcgggggaggagggggcaggaggaggaggagcgggaggagACGGAGAGGAGCGGCTGGTAGGGGTGGAGCTGCCAGAGCGCCACGGCGAGCGTGAGCAGCGCGAGGGAAGCGACGAAGGACTTGATGTCGAAGCAGGAGACGCCGAATGCGgccacgccggcgccgacgccggcgtccTTCCTGGCGGCGGGCTTCATCGGCCCGCCGATCCGGCCCGCGGCCCCTCGATCCGCCGCTGGGAGGAGGTaatgagcaggagcaggagaacGTGGGCGAGGCGGCGGTTCTTGCTCGCCCGCCTGCCCGACCAGGACCACTTCCTCTGCGTTTCCTGGGGAGAAGGCGGGGTCGGCAGCTCTCGCTACGGGGAGGCCCGGATGGGGAAGGAGATGAACCGGCGAGCTGGAACAAGGCACCCAAGGGGAATGCGGGGCGAATTGGGGAGGAATTGAAGACGGCGAACAGGAAGAAAGGCGATGAGCGGCAGAGTGAGGCGAGCAACTGACTGGACGAGTGAGGCGAGCAACTGACTGGCGGTCaacttcttttattttctttctttgtttgtgcGTATAATTACTCCTGCACAGGAAATCTTTATCAACGGAGAACTTGCAAAGTTTGAAGCGATCTGAAATCACTGGAAACCTCCGGTGGTTAGAGAAATTACAGTAATTAGCGGCAGCGGCGTCGTGGAAGCACCTTCAAAGTGCTTGTAAAGCTAGTGAACTAAAAAAACCGATCCAACCCGATTCCTAAGGTCATTTTGGGCTGAGCTTATAGAAACGATTTCATAATATAGTACCTGGATTTCCATAAAATAGCTCAAATCAAAGTCGGAATAagttattttagaaaaaaaaagtcgGTTACAGTGTTGTCGCCGTTGCACTATCCTCCTCCTATAATTTGAAATTGAAGCTCAATTACATCGAGTAAAAATCAAGCCATTGCGGGGATGGACACATAGAAATTTCCAGACTCTGGACGAACGTGTCTCAACGAAAATGGTGACTTGTCATTAGATCACAAAATCCAGTTACGtaggtttttttttctagagTAATGTAGAATTTCTAGactctgtctttttttttttgaaaggaaacgGCAAGAGTTTTGCCGTTCTTGTATTAATATTGTAGAGTGAATTTCTAGACTTTGTCGATAAGAtcttaatatttatttattaatacACTAGATGGTTCAGAATAAATTCTGCTCCCGGGTGTACGTACCTATCCTCCTATAAGAATTCGAAATGCAGAGCTCGAATACACCAGAGTAAAGAACAAATGACTACGGCCTACGAGGCTCGGTGGTGATGGGCACCGACGGGCCGCCCTGGGGCTTGTCAAAACAAAAAGACGAGGACGGGTCCTGTGATCCATCATGATAGGCGGTGTGTGCGTTCTTTCGTCCTTATGCCGCCGACGCGTGTTCCGCGCCGATGCGCCGCTCATCACCAGGCGCTGGCTGCGCGGCGCTCGGGAGGCCCCGGCCTCTGCTGTCGCCGCCCCTGCCTGCTAATCCTATCTTAATCATCCATGGGAGATTGGGAGCGACGATAAACTAGTCCATGATCGGTTGGCTCGTCTCCCTCGATTCTGCATACTAAAATCGGCACTGCTGCTTCAGGTGTCGCGTTATTGTGCGTGGGCGTGGCTCCATCATGTTAAAAGGTCATGCTTAGCGTAACCTCGCAACATTACATTTTGCTTTATAATAACCCCCTTCTAACGTGCGAGGGTCAAAAGTGTTTTCCTTTTCCAATTGCCATGCTTGTACGTTTTGAGGAATGTTCTGTTCCCCCggtatttttttttccaaacatTGCGTAATAGACACTCACAAACGTATGCACACTCATCCTCATGCATACTATTTCTACGAGCATTTTCGAAAGATTGAATTGACAAATTCTCGAAATTGGCGAAGTCGCTATTAACGCCTCGGTAGTGGCAGACAACATCATCTAGCCCTAAAAGAATAACCCTTTTGAAAAAAGAACATTGCAAGTCCTCGGCATTCGGCATTCGGCAGCCAGCTACACTACACTAGAGTCCTCACAGTCCAGCCTCGGAGACGTATATGTAGCTCCGCGGGTGGCGCCGGCAGCGGAGCGAGCAACAACTGTAACTTGCTCGGCTCGGCAACcgcgccgtgccgcgccgcggATGCCATGCCCAgggtttatgtttttttttttccgaatcccgccgtttgccgaaaacgaaatttcggccgaaatttcgtcgaaattcgctaattccgaacggaaagggacctcaaattcaaaaaacgaaatttcgatgaattccgaccgaaatttcggtgatttcaaccgaaattcggtgattttcgaccggaaaattatgtaatttgtgtttttcctactgttcccgaggtcaaatgaaaaacttttgaataccaactttgttcagtttttcgagatctacaacttttgttttacgaactttttcatttgagcaatggtttgaaagttatttaattatttcaaaaactaccaattaaaagtctttcatttcatgtgacaacttccaTTTTTTCTATTAGGCCTCAActggacttttattattcttattattgcggatatgcctataaattattacaacataataCATCCAAAGTATATTAGAATTATTATAATCCAAAGATACAACAGAGGCAAAGGCATAGTCCATACTAAGTCCATGTAGCATATTCTCTGCATTTAAATACAACAGAGTACACCAATTGTTATATATATTCATCATCTGTCAAGGAAGCTTAATTTGTGTAACAATGTTAGAAATTATTCTGTTGACTGCGCATACATTGTAAAAtaagaaaacgaatctaatctgtCTCGGTAGTTTACCATCCTTGATAGGACAAAGATACTTTATTCGTGCGTACAAGGCAAGCAACCTATATAGTACAAGCCTAGCAGTCAAATCTCCagacaaaattttattttaaagtGTGAGTTCGGTCATGAAAAACATATCAATAGCTGgttaaaattttcaagttctcaAATACTCCAATCTGTTTTACTCCTACTACTTGCCATCCTAAAATAATTACGGTCTCTCACAAATTTTGTCGCTAACTTTAAGAAAAAGCATGCATATAGATATTATTACAGGAAAAAAACAATTCACATGCATGATACGTACGGATTCATCGTCAGAGTTAATTCTACATTACTACAACTTCTCATGGTTTCTGCGTATAGCTAACAGAAGCGACATAATTAAAGAGTAAACGTGCGTGTGTATTGCACACCTGCCCATGTCATGTCCAAACCACAAGCAAATTCCTGACAAATAAAGAAGAAGCGTTTATATGcgtatgaaattgaataggtacctcaccaacatcatgataaaccaaagtctagttgaagtcgaggggagaaaacaaatttttgcacatgaaatgacgagtcattcaaattacggtttcaaatgttaattttagcctagcaaatgatcttagatttgagtgtgttctagtcctatttgctcagaagaacacctagttttttatcatattttttcgaattttttataaatatttttgaatttttaaatttgaaaacgaaaaatagcgaaaaataccgaaatttctcttcccggtaactagcgaaaacgaaaaaaacaccgaaatttcggcgaaattcgaCCGAAAAGTTGAACCCTGGCCATGCCTCCCACGCTCAAGAAGAGGCCAGCGGTAGCTGAGGCTGTCACGTACGCACGTGTCGGGTTCGTCGTGTCCAGTCATGTCCGTGTCGTGTGGCCACCGGTTAGGCTGTCCGCAGCGGGCTACTGCATCCCGCTCTGTACCGGGATGGAGTACCCCTTTAGCGAAAAAGTCCCCGCAGCGGGGTGTTGTATCCTGCTCAGTATCATTCTGGAAGCCTCTCCGTGCGCCATTTCCAATTGGACGCTCCGACGTGGCGTGGGGCTCGCGACCTGCGCGCCATCCCAACCACCggccgccggggggggggggggcaagagaGCCACCGTCGACTGTGAGCGAGGAGTCCGGAGCAGCCCATGCCCCCGCCTCGCCTCCTGCCCAGGGAGGGGTGCTCCACCCGTCCGCGAGTCCGCCGCAGCCATGGCCCGAGCGCGTCGGCGCGGAGCTCGGTCGCCCGCGGGCCTCGGTGCAGGGGAGGCCGGAGGCCGCGCGGTGGAGGCttggccgcggtcgccgctccGGGCGcgtggagagggagggaggggccgctgtcggggagggggaggacgcgggcgagggagggggaggaaggagggagaggcTGCCGTCGGGGAGGGAGAGGACGCGggcgccgcgagctccgccgtcgggcggccgtggcgggcgccggcagctccgccgccgggggcAGGGCTCGGCGCCGGCCCGCACACGCACCtggtgagggagggaggagggccgtcGGCAGGGTGAGCAACAAGGGGCCCGCTGAGCTCTGCCAGCCACGCTCGCCGCACCAGACCCCGCTGGAGAAGGACGGGCACGGGGAGGGCCGCCAGGGAAGGCCGGCGCCGCCTGCTCGCCTCGGAGGAGaagcaggggaggagagagagagacgcgGAGAGAGGGAGTGGATGGGTGGGAGATAAGGTTGGGTGGGTCCCACTCATCAGTGATGGTAGAAGTGGTGGGTGGAATAGATTTGAGTAGAAAATGTAGATGACTAGGATATGGAGGATGAGAtatagagtatgacgagtgcggaAGAAATGAATATAGAGTGGATAATCTCGATGACCAGGATGGAATATTCTGTTTAGAGAGTAAATTTTTGCTCGCTGCATTTTGGTTTGGCTTTGCCACAATGCCACCCGTGGGCGTCTATACTATATACGTCCATGAATGAGACGACAGACGACTGCCCGGCTGaaattttttctatttcaaacaaaAATATGGGTCTCTTTCTTTCCTTTCAGATAATATACATTGATCCTTTACAGAAAAAAGATCCCTAACTAGTTAATAACGTGTCAAAAGTActaatttttatattatatGTTTTCTTAGGGGGAATTGTTGTATTATAGGGGGCACCCCTACCGGTGGTTTAGTAGGCCCAAAACACTCCACCAAAattgactttttttttcatttttatattaaaaaaacaaaatttcaaaaatatatgccgaatagggaaattttcaaaaatgggtgacTGTCGCTcccctaatgggcgacagggtgactgtcgcccatccagttggcgacaggacctaaatgtaaaatcTAGGTCGCATTAAACAttgaacttgtaaaattgatataaaatcatagaacaattggaaaaatacaaactcaactgttctggattcaatgaaataagatctacaacttttgttacataaagtttttcatttgatcaatgtatctaaatcaagaaaaatagttcttgtatctagaaaaatataaaataattcatttggtctagttgcgcttatctaaaatttaccaaactttttttatgtctcttagaaaataaaataatggtactgtaaaagttatggcttctaatactcagtatatcagcatggataaataacccatttaaactagacatattgcaagatctaatttaaaaacttattctagaaatgtttttttgggtctaccaattttgtacaagcctatgctcaccatatgcaatactctggccaaagatgacatgcatccaaaggatggatcttgaaatttaaataaaagtgcattaaaatgatatttaaaatagagcaagatacattgatcaaatgaaaaactttatgtaacaaaagttgtagatcttatttcatagaatccagaacaattgactttgtatttttttcgatttttctaagattttatattgattttacaagttcactgtttaatacgccctgggcgccaggacctaaatgtaattttttttacatttaggtcctgtcgccaactggatgggcgagcaggcaccctgtcgcccattaggggggcgacaggcacccatttttgaaaattttcctattcggcatatatttttgaaattttgttttttttaaatataaaaatgaaaaaggtgGTAAAGGGAAACCTAGAGGCTTCTTTGCAGCCCAACTGATACCGTGTGGCCCAACTCGcacgatttttttatttttatattttcaatttcgttttttataaaaatatatttttgttttcgaaatttacaggtATACACCCGGCCTCCcgttgccgggcggccggcacctGGTCGCCCCACCGCGGGGCGGCAGGGagttttctataattttcaacGGTAAAAATTTGCGTGCCGGCCCCTGGAGCACCGGTCGCCCAACagcagggcggccggccccccaggccgcacggcagcggggcggcgggccCTGGTGTGCAATCCGGCCACCCAGACGCGCACCAGGCTGCAAGCAGCTGCGCGCGGCCCAAGGCCAACAGCGGCGCTCTTCTTTCAACCAGCAGCATATGCAGGTGATTAATTTACTGCTCCATCTCTTTCATGCAACAGTGAA comes from Panicum virgatum strain AP13 chromosome 4K, P.virgatum_v5, whole genome shotgun sequence and encodes:
- the LOC120703241 gene encoding galactan beta-1,4-galactosyltransferase GALS1-like, whose amino-acid sequence is MKPAARKDAGVGAGVAAFGVSCFDIKSFVASLALLTLAVALWQLHPYQPLLSVSSRSSSSCPLLPRHPASASSRAAAAFPAADTKTAASAVPSVVATKPAAAVLPAARPLDPNKRELRPYGSAAALFVQMGAYRGGPRTFAVVGLASKPAHVYGTPYFKCEWVPNPDPAPPPRPVRTKAYKMLPDWGYGRVYTVVVVNCTFPTNPNAGNRGGKLLVHAYYSTASRRYERFVALEEAPGSYDDSRFRPPFPYEYLYCGSSLYGNLSAARMREWLAYHAHFFGPSSHFVLHDAGGVSAEVRAVLDPWVRAGRVTVQDIRAQAEYDGYYYNQFLVVNDCLHRYRHAANWTFFFDVDEYIYLPDGRTLQEVLGQLERYTQFTIEQNPMSSKLCVEDPNEEYSREWGFEKLVFRNSITGVRRDRKYAIQARNAYTTGVHMSQNVIGRTSHKTESLIRYYHYHNSINVMGEPCREFVPKPTNGSKVMFEGIPYVYDDNMKRLAGEIKRFEEAIIGSTHT